CAAAAATGATGGCGATAAAGATAGAAACTGTGGCAAATACCATATTCCACCAGCCCACTTCAAACAGGCGGGTGTTTTTGGTTAGGTAACCTATCAGATCGCAGAGAACGGCAAATAGAACCATTGCAATTACGAAGTGCACCACAATCGGGTGAATGGTGTCGGGGTAGGGAAGGTTGTGGTCGTTGAGAGGGGGCAGGTACTCAAACACGGGGCTTTCCTTAGGTAGGGGGCCTGAGCGACGAGGGGAACGGCACGGTTAGAGTTTAGCGTCTGGGCAACTTTTAGGCTGGCGGTACGGGCAGAGCCAGCTGCTTTTTATAGGGTAGGCATCAGAGCTATCAATAGCTAGGTCCAGCTTAGGTGTGGGCAGATTGTCTCACTGGTGGGCGGGGGGCAAGGGTAATTTTTATGAAATGTTAATTCTTGTTGAGAGAATTGTGATCTACTTGTGGATAGAGCAGGGGTAGAAGGTTGGGTTGGGTGCGATCGCCCTTTTGCACTGAGCAAATGGCATTTGCTCAGTGCAACATCTGTAGTGCGGAATCGGGGATACACCCCGGGGTAGCGCGGCGCACAATTGGGGTTGAAAGCCAGATCTGCTGCTGGGGCCATTTCGCAGGCCCCAGACCCCCGTCGAGCAGGACGTTCCGTCGTCCTGCACCTCACGGAAAAAATGGGCTGATCATCGGTTTAAACTTCTGTTTTGCGAATGGATTTGTGGGCAACTGCGATGGGCCGCACGTCACATCCCATCTCCATTACTCCCTCACTCCCTTACTCCATCACTCCCCCACTCCTCTACTCATTCATGTTCTTGTAGGTCGCCACGGCCGAGGGTGAAATGCGGTTCAGGTAGCGGAAGATCCAGTATTTGAAGATGGTGTCGAGGATAACTGGGAAGGTGGCGATGAATAGGAAAATGAAGTCGCGGTTGGCGGGTAAGCCTAGGTGTCGCGAGAGGCCTTCTAGAATGATTTCCCAGCCGTGGGGTGAGTGGAAGCCGACGAAGGTGTCGGTGAATAGAATGATGATGAAGGCTTTGGCGCTGTCGCTGAGACCATAGACAATCTCATCCATAAAGGCTTTGATGTTGGCTACGTCCTGCTTGCGGTAAATCAGCAGGAGGGCAAAGGCGATCGCCGCCAAAATATCAGAGAACACGTTTTTAACGGAGCTGGCGCTGCGCTCGCGGTATTCCTCCTCAACGTCGGCAGCTTTGGCGCGCACGCGCTCTTCGATATTCAGCTCAGACAGGGCAGGGACTTTGCCAATTAGCACCTCAAAACGCAGGCGCTCTTCAAACTGCTGGAGTTCGTGGAGGGCTTCTTCCTCCATTTCGGGATTGAGAAAGACTTCGATTTCTTCGCCCCCAGCCCGCACCCGATCAACGATCGGCCCGACAATAAAAGCTTTAGTAAACTGCTGGGTCAGCAGCGGCACAATCACCAGCAGCAGCACAAACCGAATGGCAGCAGTGGTTTTAGCTTTGGAGTTGCGAAACTCCTTAACCACTTCTTGCTCGGCGTTGGGGTCGAGGTCTTGGCGAATACGGTCTACGGTGCGGAGGATGGAGCGAGGCAGCACATTGGCCCGGTCAGAGAGGCCCGCTGCTCTGGTGCCGTCTTGGGGAGGAGTGTTGGCAGTCGCCGCGGCTGGGCCAGTTAATAGCTGCCCGTCCCGCGCCTGGTCAGTCCGCGATCGCAGCACCTGGCTTGAAGGAGCGGGCTCCAGGCTGCCGCTGGTTCCGTTGGCGAGGGTAATCACCCGTTCGGGGTTAGTTTCGAGGCTGGCGTAGCGGGCCAGCACGTCGTCGATTAGCTGGAGCTTGCGAAAAAACATCGCCTGCTGGTCAATCACGCTGACGGCCAGCTCGTCGGCCCCAGCAGCAGGTAGCTGCACCTCTGTCACCCTGGGGTCAGTGACCCGCACAAGCGATCGGCTGGCTCGAAACACAGCCATGCGAACCTTGATCAGGTTGAGATATTTTTTCAGCTCACCCTGAAAGTAGGCGATGGCGCTGTCACCGTAGCTGCCGTAGCGGGGCGAGATGGGGTTGCCACCAAAGTACTCACGCTCGATCGCCTCAATCATCTGAGCGGCTTCATAGGCCTGGTTGAGGGCACGCTCGGGGGTGTGAGAAACCCACCGCTGGGCGCTGCGAAAAAAGCCTGAATTCTGCATTGGGTTGGGTGCTGGCGCTGAGATTTCCCGATCCTACTACAGTCAGTTAGGACGAGGGTGATGAAGGGCAGTAGACAAGGCAGCATATATATTCATTGATATATACGCGTTTTGAACAACGTGAACTGTTCCTGAGCGACGTTACCGGCAGCGCTCGGAACTGATTAGAAGATTGCTTGCAGCTACTGGCTAAGCAAAGTTGAAAGCAAGCATAGAATATTTGTGCACAACGTCCGTGTCGCTGGCTAACCCCCAGGACGCTAGCTCATTTCAAACCGCCAAATCAGAAAAGTCACGGTCCATTGAGGTCAAGTTAGTTTGCACACCACTGCGGCGGATGCCACCTGTCTGAATATCAAAGCCAATGATTTCGCCTCCTAGTTCAGGCACGATACGACAGGCATAGAGCCCTTGAGTCTCTGGAGCCAACACACGGGTGGTTTGGCTAGCTAAGGGCAGCGGAACTCGATCGCCCACTCTGACCGGCCTTTGACCACCACGCTCCTCCGTCCAGAGTGGGGGAATAGAGATGCCCTGGAAGCCGCCTACCCCTCCGGTAACGGGTGAAAAATCGTATTTTGCCCAGCACGAAAACACCAGCTCATAACTATCTTCAGCACGTTGATAAAGCTGTGGGACTTCCATTTCGGAGTAGCCGCCGGGCTCTAATAGCGGCGAACAATATTGCCATTCGCGCTCTCCGCGCACAGCCTGAGCAAAGTTGTCGTCGGCAACTTTCAGTAGAGCAATTACGCCACGCCTGCTTTCCGGGCCACTCAACGCCTTAGCTGACGCCAGCATGAAAATTTGGCGACTAGCTCGATGGCGAAACAAAAATGGATCTCGCCAAGCGTGAATAGTTAGATCGTCGGCAACGCCTCGGGTTTGATAAAAGTATTTTGGCTTCAGCTGGGTATCAAAGAAATGCCACTGATTGGAGAACAAATCACTGGTGTAAGCAACCCCTATGCTTTGGGTCATGCCGTCGTCTTGATAGCGATCTCTTGATGTGTAAAACATAAGATAGCTGTTTTGGGCTTTGATTATATCTCCACTCCAAATGCAGGTGTTTGCCCAGTGCTTGAGAGGAGGTTTTAAAACGTCGAAACTGCTCTCGTCGCCCCAATCAATAACGGCAAAATCTGACGTAGTGGCATGGCCCACGCAGGAGGCGTAATGGTGCTGTTCTGACGCAACCAGAGCCCGATCAGCATTTAGGCAAAAAAGATGAAAGAGTTTAGCCTCCGAGTCAAAGTAATACCAAAAATCCCAAACATGGCGGCTGGGATGCTGCATTGGGAAAGGCATTTTGCTACCTGTAAAAACGCCGCGTAAACCCCTACCTAAAATACCGTAGAATCCTCTCCTGCTGTTGCTTCTAGCGATTCTGAAAAGTCTTTATCATAGGGGTATATCGGTAGTAGACGTAATACGCAGTATGAAGATTCAATCATCGGTATTGGTACACTTAGGTTTTGGCAAATATGTGCGATCGGATCAGGTAACATCGCTGCAGCCAGTTGAGGAGGAGCGCGGCCCAGGACGGCGAACGTTTGTGTATCTGGAAGGGCACACAGACCCCGTTGTGGCCTCGCGGGCAGAAGACACCATCGTGCGCGATCTGGTTCAGGAACCGCGTGAGGTAATTCAGTCGCGGCAGCAGCAGGAAATTTTGACTGACCTGCTAGAGGACTTGGTGAAGGTCAACTCGACGGTGCGCCGCATCAGCCGCGACGAAGGCGGGCTGGATCTCGACCAGCTAGAGCGCCGCATTCAGCGGGTGCTGGAAGCGTAGGTCTAACATTTTCACGCTTGTGAGATAGGCCAAATGATCCCCCTCTGTCTTCTTAAGAGGGGGTCTATAAAGCATAGATTAGTGCGAGGGGCGTTATGGCGTGGCAGCATGTAATCGCTCAGCAAGCTCAGCAATTCGATCACCCATGGCGAGCTGTTCAAGCCAAGACATTGGTATGCCCGATTCGCTGTAATAAGCTCCAGCTACTTGACCACAA
This window of the Nodosilinea sp. FACHB-141 genome carries:
- a CDS encoding proton extrusion protein PcxA; its protein translation is MQNSGFFRSAQRWVSHTPERALNQAYEAAQMIEAIEREYFGGNPISPRYGSYGDSAIAYFQGELKKYLNLIKVRMAVFRASRSLVRVTDPRVTEVQLPAAGADELAVSVIDQQAMFFRKLQLIDDVLARYASLETNPERVITLANGTSGSLEPAPSSQVLRSRTDQARDGQLLTGPAAATANTPPQDGTRAAGLSDRANVLPRSILRTVDRIRQDLDPNAEQEVVKEFRNSKAKTTAAIRFVLLLVIVPLLTQQFTKAFIVGPIVDRVRAGGEEIEVFLNPEMEEEALHELQQFEERLRFEVLIGKVPALSELNIEERVRAKAADVEEEYRERSASSVKNVFSDILAAIAFALLLIYRKQDVANIKAFMDEIVYGLSDSAKAFIIILFTDTFVGFHSPHGWEIILEGLSRHLGLPANRDFIFLFIATFPVILDTIFKYWIFRYLNRISPSAVATYKNMNE
- a CDS encoding beta-fructosidase → MGHATTSDFAVIDWGDESSFDVLKPPLKHWANTCIWSGDIIKAQNSYLMFYTSRDRYQDDGMTQSIGVAYTSDLFSNQWHFFDTQLKPKYFYQTRGVADDLTIHAWRDPFLFRHRASRQIFMLASAKALSGPESRRGVIALLKVADDNFAQAVRGEREWQYCSPLLEPGGYSEMEVPQLYQRAEDSYELVFSCWAKYDFSPVTGGVGGFQGISIPPLWTEERGGQRPVRVGDRVPLPLASQTTRVLAPETQGLYACRIVPELGGEIIGFDIQTGGIRRSGVQTNLTSMDRDFSDLAV